From the genome of Rhinoderma darwinii isolate aRhiDar2 chromosome 1, aRhiDar2.hap1, whole genome shotgun sequence:
GTTTTTTCAAATCTGGATCCGTGAGCAGAATTGGCCAAAAGCGAGTCACAATATTTCTTATCTCCATCCATTGCGAGTTGTATGGAGTAATAAGTCTCACTATATCATCCGTGTTCTTACGTTTTTGTTGAGTAAGCAGATTATTCCTATTACTGTGACAAGCCCTATGATATCCCTTCTCGATATCCTTTTTAGGATACCCTCGTTGTATGAAACGGGTCCTCAGACATTGTGATTCTCTTTCAAAATTAGAATCTGAGTCACATACACGTCTGGCCCTCAGGAATTGCCCCGTAGGGATAGCCCGTATAACATGAGAGGGATGAAAGGACGATGCATGTAGGAGAGAATTTACAGAAGTTTCCTTACGGAAAATGGTGGTGCTGAGCTTACCTGTATCTTGTACTGTCATTTTGATATCCAAAAAATCCATGTTGGTTTGACTGATCTTACTCGTTAATTTGATGTTCTGTGTGTTATTGTTCAAAATGGATACAAACTGATCAAGGTCTGCTCGCGTACCCTGCCAAATAAAAAGGATGTCATCGATAAAACGCATCCAACTAACAACACATCCAGACACCATATCCATGGCCTCCCGTACAATTTCCTGTTCCCAGTAGCCCAAAAATAAATTCGCATATGAAGGTGCACAGGTGGCACCCATTGCCGTCCCCCGAAGTTGTAAATAGTGTTTGTCCCTGAACACAAAATAATTATGCTCAAGGACAAAACGCAAAAGGAGGATCAGAAATTGGAACAAATTCAAAATCGTGATCACATGGGCCTAAGAAGTATTGAATAGCTTGCAGCCCTAACTCGTGGTCAATACAGGTGTACAGGGATTCCACATCAcaggataccaaatacatatcctGCTCAATGGTCACCCCATCTAGGCGTTTCAACACGTCCGTAGAATCCTTCACATATGATTGTAGATTCTCGACGCATGGACGGAGATAAAAATCCAGGAAGCGACAGATAGACTCACACAAACTCCCACATCCTGACACAATAGGCCGGCCTGGTGGTTTCTTATGATCTTTATGTACCTTTGGTAGGAGGTATAGTGTGGGAGTGATGGGAAACTTCACAGTGAGCCCATCCATGAtttttttagtgatgatgttattATCACAAGCTTCCATTAGTATCGCATCCAACTGTCCTTTGAAGTCAGTAGTCGGGTTATATGTCAAACGCTTGTAACACTCCATATTCCGTAATTGCCGATATGCCTCTGATTCGTACATCTCAATAGGCCATAtcaccacatttccacccttgtcagcCGGTTTAAACACAATGCCCTTCATCTGCTCAAGCTCACGTAAAGCCTTTCGCTGGGCCCAAGATAAATTATCATAGCCACGATCCTGTGGCAACTTCCGAAGCTCGTCAACCACCATTCTGACGAACATCTCCACCGATGGATTTAGTGACAAGGGAGGAAATGTGGTGGACCTAGGGCGAATGGTATCTGGAAACCTACCATTACTGACTTCCTGCTCCTGGAGTAGAGATTCTAGCGCCCGGACCGCTTCcaattcctcctgtgctgtaaagagatgatgAGGTTCATTTTTAGAGTGATACTTTTTGTATATAAGTTTGCGTGCAAACAGAAACACATCCTTGATGGCTAGAAAATCATCAAAGCCTGTCACAGGACAGAATGACAGACCCAAGGAGAGCACTGAGATTTGACTAGGAGTAAATACTATATCTGAGAGGTTGATTACCTTAAGTTCACCTCCTACATTGTCATCCAAAGGGTTGAACTTTCTTTTTGTGGGATTACGTCTGGTTTCATATCTCCTAGTTTTCATAGGTTGGCTCCCCTGAGATGCCCCAGACGTTGCACTATCCAGTGAAGACAGGGATTCGGAACGTAACATCGTATTGACACCACGTCTTTGCCACTTGTACACCCTTTGTTCCTGGAAGTCCATCAAATCACGCTGGTACTTCTTGGATTTGAGTTCTTTGATGTCATTCTCCCATTTTGTATATTCAAGGCTCAATTCATGTTCGAATTTGGAAAGAAGGTCTGAAGTGAGTTCCGTTTTCACTTTCTCCTGTAAAGGCAATATCAGCTTTTCAATTTCCTCCAACTGCTTCTTATCCCAACCAATCAAGAGCTCAATGAACGTCCGTGAGCAGGATTTGCATGCCTCTTCCCATCGAGACCGAAACATGGTGTCATCAAAAGTGAAGGAGGGAAAAACCTGAACCCGCAGGCCTCTGGGGATCAGGTCCTTAGTAAGATATTGCTCTAAGGCCACCTTATTCCACCATACTCGCATCCTTCGTTTAAGTAATTATTTTAATTTCTTTTGGGTTTCAAATATTCCCATATGGGTTACACCCATAGGTCCTACAGCATCATTGCTAAAAACTTGAGTCACAACTGACAGCCAATTGGTTTCACGTGTATGGAAATCCATATTAGTATTTAGGCCTATTAAGAAGACAAAAGCAGtaatgaatacctatatagaaccagacctaacgataaacgttatagtaaacgtccacacatatcaaggaaaaacagacaataaatacctataactgtgtgtgaagacaaatcaaatctcccaaaagggaaaaataatgacaccaagtacagtaagtaacttgcaaaaaatataaattctttattacaatatacataagaacatgttggccatcaggacctaaaaaccacagacaattaaaatatacaatgtggagaacatgaggctactcagaatggcctaggtgttcagcattggggatttgagaatgtcgtgctgctatttgctatctctgaataaacctctcccaccactgagtataaatacaacgccggtcaccttactagtcagtaccccttgaaaaagctaccgcgaaacgtgcgtcggggctcttgctgtggagctcatttttggcttgatatgcaatacacgggttggtatggcttctgggacctactctgatttttggtgataccctggtctctataccactttatttacactgagatttcagtgttagctacaagtctctcatgtatactattttttacagggtctgtattacattgttctgtttcagcatgctttttggagacacattttgtggtgtcggttatccttgtactgtacatttatagcatgactgtcatagtgaccctgtccggtattattgaatgttgaatataggccattctgagtagcctcatgttctccacattgtatattttaattgtctgtggtttttaggtcctgatggccaacatgttcttatgtatattgtaataaagaatttatattttttgcaagttacttactgtacttggtgtcattatttttcccttttgggagatttgatttgtcttcacatacagttataggtatttatttcTTCTGAACTGCAGTGCTCCTAGacacccgctgtgcagggaacggCAGAATAGCTGCATTCaagtgcagttccctgcacagccaaAGGCTGGGAGCGTTGCTAagcaaaaaattatcaaaaaatcTGGAAAAAAGTGGGACAGATCAGTGAAGCAGCCACAGCGCTAGCTCATTTTAAGAATCGGAGGATGTCcagggagttggacccccatcgatcaataagtgatggcatatcctagtgacatACCATCACTTATTTTACATTATTCTATACCTTAAAAAGAatgaggtccaacattctgtgctgatttatttAATCATATATGTTTATAACGGTCagtgctccatttttctgatacaaagcaccAAATCCCTTTCATAGACATAGGGTTGAATGAAAAACCtggcaccactagagggagctgactgaatactgatttattattgagttcagtgtATAACATTAcgtagtaagctccctctagtggtggctccaggcagacagaattttttttttttcaactctatgtcctatgcaggggatttggagctttctATCAGAAGCGTTGCTTTGCAGGGAAAAATCAGAGAAGGATCCGCAGCGTTAGTTCATTCTAAGGATAAGTGAAGGTCCAAGGAgttggacccccatcaatcagtaagtgatggcatatcctagtggcaTACATCACTTATTttagtgggaatacccctttaaaccctGCTCATTAGGCTCTGCCCCTTGTGTCCTCCCTATAATCTGGCACTGAATGTTTTTCCATATGTTTTCTTAATGGAGCCTAACATTTTAGCAAATGTATTCAAACCTTCAGTCAAGAAAAGCTACTTACTCCGCTCACTCTCCCTCCTCTCTAGCTTTACCTTGGCCCAGGGCAACTTTGTTTGGGGCTTTTTTCCATACCACACACAGGGGTATTTGCATGTACTTTACCTTTAGGGCTTGTccccacgtagcggaattgctgcgtattttccatctggaattgcggacggaaaatacgcagcagaatacagtagcagcaaagtgggtgagacctcacaaatctcatccacacgttgtgtaaaatttccgagcagaaattcacctgcggtgcgtatttttcgtaccacagTAGGTCAATTCCTgctgaaagtggactgaattgctgcgtttttcagaggatatatcaccatttcccagcattgtgaaaaacgcaactTAAtcagcaccattttctgcagtaaaaaacacaggaaatggtgcagtatttccacagcaaaatttctgctagtttctgctgaatttttctgcagcaattccgttacgtgtggacaagccctaagaagacaaaaaaaaataataatcccatATCACATTACAATCATGTATTTTGGAGTAAGGCCAGGGGTAGTATAAGGAGGATTAGGTCACTAGTAATATAGATCCTTTATATGTGATTATATTTCACTTGAAACAATTACAATGGCGAGACAATAATGGTATGGACTTTTGTGAACTTCAATGCCTGCTCTATCTTTAGATTCAGCGCTTACTTTTTCTAAGGGAAAGATGCTTGGAATAAAAGAATAAAGTGAATCTGATGTAATTCTAAACTTTTGAATAGAAAAGACTAAGTTGGACAATTCTTATGAGAGAGAATCTAAAGTGAATTACAGAGAAAGTTGCTGACATCATTCTATACCTTAAAAAGAATCTCCACTttttaacactgtgttgttttcaGTTCCAACATTTATCATATTtgttacaaagctccaaatccccttcatagatcctggtaaaaaaaaaagatccctgTCACCACTAAAGGAAGCCcagaagcttactgcatactgattgaatttaatgtataacagtatgcagtaagctcctaagctccccctagtggtggccgcaGACTTCATGAAATAtataatttaactctatgtctatgcagaagatttggagatctgtatcagaaaactGAAGTCTCCACTGCTATTAAGAAATTATTCAGCACATAATTTTAGAATATatagattaaaaaacaaaacaaaatacagggtgattcaaaaaagatggtgcaaaagtaaaggcctgtagttaaagtaacatcagtggtaaatggccagtgactgaaaatcaaagcaaaactggcctagttgcccatagcagccaatcacagcacagctttcattctcAAGAGCCAAATTTGAAATGTGCTTACATAGAGTGACATAAATGGCGAAATCGaagcaagaaaaagctttttgtgtgttggaatttgcaagaaTGGGGTCTGTTGTGACACTACAGTGAAAatttcagaataaatttggtaaaaGTACTCCGCATAGAAACTGCATTTTGCGTTGGGTGAACCAATTTGAAACCACTGGGTGTTTATATCATGGGGAAAATATGGGCCACCCAAAGACTTCGGAAGAGAAAGTGAACAGGATTCGAGTCGTGTACGAGTGTAGTCCTAGAAAGTCGACCAGTTTGACTAGTATGAAACTACAGGTGCCACAAATCACGGTATGCCATAGTTTACGAAAATGTGTGCATGGTAAGCCATACAGATGACATCTTCTTTAGGAGTTGAAACCAGATGACAAATGAAAACGCcgtgacttttgcattgacttgcagTGCCAAGTGGAAAGGGACGAATTCTATTACAGGCCAGGGTTCAGCGATGAGGCTATCGTTCACCTCAGTGGGAATGTCAATTGCCACAACGttagaatttggggctcagaaaaGTAAAAGTGTTCTGTGCAATGAGCAGATGCAAAGTCTACGGTCCCTTCTTTTTTGCAGCGGATACTGTCACTGGCCACCCCTACCTGGACATGTTAAAGGAACGGTTTAATCCACAGATAGACTACgtttggcagatcttcctctatcagcaggatggtgcacctccacattACCATTTGGATGTTCGCCGATACCTGAATGAAACTCTACCGGAACATTGGAAAAAAGAATTCACCAATGTTGCGCTGGCCTCCAAGATCGCCAGATCTAACActttctgtggggctacatcaaggaTTTAGTGTATCTGCCCCCCAGCCTCATGATCTGAACCACCTGAGACAAGACATCACTGAAACTGTGAAGTCCATATCCGAGGATATTTTGGCAGGCATTTATTTATGTTACTTGTATAGCACCAACACAAtccacagcactgtacagaggtcctcactTAATGTCCAAATTGTGCCTaaaaatctaaattccctattggtatgttagtatgtttttggggtgtgggaagaAACCtacacaaacacagggagaacgtaCAAACCCCATGAAGATGTTTCCTTGGTtgcatttgaacccaggaccccagcactgcaaggaaatagtactaaccactgagccaacgTTCACAGAATTACCGCCTAGACATATGCCAtaatggaaatcactttgaacatttgtagtgtatagataaaacttggatagatagtgtgtcttttcatgttaaaagatttgtgttatgttctctcGTTTATGAATACCGAGGCTCTAATTTTGCACCATCCTCTTCTAATCACCCTGTAGTGTTCAAGTTTGGTCGACACAATGAGAACGTGGACACAGGAGCTCTGTCCATGCCATTGACCTCCCGGGACTTTGACAAGATTGAAGATAACTCCAATCTCAGctttttaacctcttagatgatcAATAATGAGGGCTTCCTTTAACTTCTAATCACAAACCCCCACGACACgattgttatggaatcactggttgcgcaatacccaaaaggctgctggagacttcggaagtaagcgtgcaaataaaaccgcaacccataatccgtcacaactctgatcgagagactctgaggtattcgccagagcccaccgcaaggcgggatggtttttgATGCACAGAACCCAcgttgttctaacagagttcagtgttttgGGTAAGGGGTGCAATggaggcaataccagaacaggtaaccagacagccagaggataagcagaaagtccaaaacagagcgaGTGAAAatcaggtaaagcagaggtcagagccaaccgggagcagataatcaaaatcggtacaCAAGGGATTAACGAAagacaagccaaggtcagtttccaagaagttcAGAAGTTTAGGGCACAGGGTAAGTGAGATCTTGATCACTACACCCCAccctacacctgacaggaagaagacagagcagtaggataggctcaggaagtaaacagaaccgcccacaagctagatcagtagtcatggcgatcttaaagacacagacGCTTCCTAACAACAATCAAACAAAAAAGAAAGGCCACAATGGCTACCATATGTAGTCGTCTATTAGGCCGAGCCTTAGCCATGGCCTAATAGCTGCCAGTTAGTTTTTCACTGCCAGGCACTAATTCCAATGCATTGCTTGTTAAGGCAAAATTATTAAGTAATGGTTCCTTAGTAGGATAGACAGAAGaatattaataaaatttaataaCGTTGTTAATTTTTCTCCCATAAAAATAGCATTtatggggggcgtggccagctgcgGATGTGAGAGGACACGTGTGGCGATAGCTCCGGGCCAGCATCCTGTATAACATCCTCCTGACGGTGCTGAATCCGCTAAAAacagccaaaattccttacctgCTGCGTCGAAAGGGAAGGATATCTTCCAGGAAAAAGATGAGCCCTCCTAAAGCGATAGATGCAGCTGAAAAGCTGAAATCATATGCCCGCGtggtgatccaagatggcgccggcgggaGCTCCGCGACACAGGGGACTGCTGAAGTTGGGGCTGGGACTTCCACTCCTGTTCCCTCAGTGCCGGATGCGGGGATCACGTTGCAGGAGGCCTCGGACAAACTGCTGACAGCCATCCTGGAGACTCATACGTCGCTCACTGCCAAGATCGATGAGGTGAGAGTGGATGTGGGCCTGGATTGAGGCAGAATTTACAGAATGTGCGGGAGAGAGTTACTGAGGCGGCGGGCCGGATCTCATCCTTGGAGGACCTCACTGCCAGTATGCCTGCTGCTATTCAGGATTTACATCGTAAAGTGGATCTATGGAGGCAGAAAGCCGATGACCTAGAAAACAGGTCGCGCCGCAATAATCTCCGTATCGTGGGATTGCCGGAGAGAGCGGAGGGGCAGAGGCCTGGGGAATTAGTGGAGAAATGGCTGCGTGACACCTTCCCGACTGCCTCCTTCTCGTTGGCTTTTGCGGTAGAGAGGGCGCACAGGGTTCCAGCGAGACCACCCATCCCGGGTGCTCCCCCAAGACCTCTACTGGCTCGGATCCTGAATTGTAAAGACCGGGACACGGTCCTTCTGGAAGCCCGAAAGGCTGGAGGGATCCGCTTTGATAATGCTTCAGTGTCCATCTATCCTgatttttctcctgatttgcagTGACAGAGGACGTCCTATGTTCCCATTAAGCGCCGTCTTCGGGATTTACAGATTCCGTACTCCATGGCTTATCCCGCTCGACTTCGGGTTGTGGACGGAGATCGTGCTTTATTCTTCACTGATCCTGCTGAGGCGGATGAATGGCTCACAAAAAAGAACAGACGTTCTCCTCGTCGCTGATCGCGATGGCTATCCAGGCTGGGTGATTATTACTGAtatatggaactcatggataTCCCATATTGTTTAACCTCACAGCGTCTCCTGTTGGAGGCATCCTTTTGtgagaaagttatggctctgtacCTTATTTGCTGCAATAACCGCATGGTATACAGGGTATGGGTGGTGTATCTTGGGATGTTTATGTTCTTCCTTTCCTTACCGGGTGTAATGCAACTATGGTATGCGGGGCTTTCAGCGACAGTCAGGTTTCATTatgtttatcacctattctgtgtaaTGGGTGCTGGCCGGGAGGGGAGCTGCATCACTTGAATATAACTTGCGTTTGTACGGCAGAAATGCGCTAGCCGTAGAGACTACCCCCTAGATTATTGGCTACAAAGGTTTGCTCCTGTTGAGCAATGTATGTTAATGAATGTGTTCTGAAGGTTTTTGAGTCAACTCATGTTGCGGTAGAGCTATTTATATACATAGTACATGTATGGGACATATTCTGGTTTATACAATGGCTTGGGAAGGTAGGTCCCCTGGGGTTCGTGGGAGAGACTCAGAGGTATGGCTGCATAATATATTTTGATAGTGAGAAATGGAGGGACtacggttaatgtcctggaatgttTGGGGTATGGGCTCTCCTGAAAAGAGACATATGATATTTTCTGCTGTGAGACGACACCACCCTCATTTAACTTGCTTGCAAGAAACTCATCTGACACCTGATACTATGAGATGCTTGAGTAAACCCTGGGTACAGTGGGTGGGGCATGCTTCCCACACTTCCTATTCTAGGGGGGTGGCTATCTTGGTGCACTCTGAGCTCCATTGGAAACTGCTACAGTCCAACTTAGACCCTCACGGGAGATACATTTTTCTGCAGGCGGTTATTGATGACTCTCCCTATGTGATATTGGGGGTGTATAATCCTCCGCCTGCATCTTTGGAGATACTTCAGGAAGCAATGCGATTTGTGTCCTCATATCCGGGTTCCCGTGTTGttatgatgggggattttaacatgCTTATGGAACCTGGTTTAGACCACTTTCAGGGAAATGAGGGGCGAGGATCTGAGGGCCCGACTCGGTTAGGCCTACTTATGCAAGAGATGGagtggattgatctgtggagggCGACTCACATGGGTGTTAGAGAGTTCACG
Proteins encoded in this window:
- the LOC142760804 gene encoding uncharacterized protein LOC142760804, whose product is MRVWWNKVALEQYLTKDLIPRGLRVQVFPSFTFDDTMFRSRWEEACKSCSRTFIELLIGWDKKQLEEIEKLILPLQEKVKTELTSDLLSKFEHELSLEYTKWENDIKELKSKKYQRDLMDFQEQRVYKWQRRGVNTMLRSESLSSLDSATSGASQGSQPMKTRRYETRRNPTKRKFNPLDDNVGGELKVINLSDIVFTPSQISVLSLGLSFCPVTGFDDFLAIKDVFLFARKLIYKKYHSKNEPHHLFTAQEELEAVRALESLLQEQEVSNGYASRP